The sequence below is a genomic window from Nocardia fluminea.
ACCACCGGCTGCAGCACCACCGGAAGCACCGCCACCCGATGCAGCACCACCAGAAGCACCGCCACCAGAAGCACCGCCGCCGGCAGCGCCATCACCGGAAGCACCACCGGCCGATCCACCGCCAGATGCACCACCGCCGGCGCTGCCACCGCTCGATGCACCGCCGTCGGATGCGCCGCCACCCGTCGCGCCGCCGGAAGAGTCTGTGCCGCTGGAAGTTCCACCATCGGTGGCGCCCCCTGTGGCACTTCCGTCAGTCGTTCCGCCGGTCGGCGTGCCGCCCGAGGTGACACCACCGGACCCGTCGGTCGAGGTGCCGGTGTCGGAAGGAGTTGTGCCGGTATGGGTTCCACCTGTCGGTGCGGATCCGCCGGCTTCGGTGGAGGCACCGCCGGTGCTCGGCGTGGATGTGCCACCGGTCGATGTGGTTGTGCCGTCCGTCGGTGCCGTGCCCGGCGACGGCGCGGTATCCACCGCGGGGAGGGTGCCGGGCGAGGTCGGCGTGCCCGGCGCTTCTGGAGTGCCGGGGGTCGAGATCGGGCCGCCGGGGGGAAGTTCGGGGGTGCCGGGGGTGGTCGGCGTGTTCTTGGGTTGGGTTGCCTGTTGGCCGAAAGGCAAGGGGTTGATGAAGCGGGCCGGGTCGCCGTAGGTGGTGCGGGCGAGGACGGGCGACTTGCAGTCGTCGCGGACGTCCAGGTGGCCGGGTCCGCCCCGGTCGGCGCCTCCGCCGGGGCGTGATTTTGCGCCGGGTGCGGTGGCGGGGGCGATGAAGTTCTCGTAGGCGCTGCGGGCCGCGGCCACGCCCGCCACCCGGATGCGGCCGGTCAGCGGGTCGACTTCGCTGATCAGACCGGCGGTTCGGGCCGCGAGGAGGTCGGCACTCATGTCGTAGAGCAACGCGTCGGCGGGGGCGCCCATGACCGGGAACCGCTCGAGGACCGGCATCAGGCCGGGATCGAAGGGGCTGCCGAACACGGTCATCGCCGACATGGCGAGCGCGGAAACGACTGCGGCGCTGGAGAACACCGCGACGTGGGGCACGGGGCCACCGGTCTGCTGCTCCGGCGCGAAGGTGCGCGCTGCCAAACCCGCCGCGCCAGAGGCGATCACCTGGCCGGGGTCGGCGACGGTGACGAGCGGAACGCCGAGTTCGGCGAGGGTGCGGGCGACCTCGGGTGGGCGTGACGCGCCGCCGACCACGAGGATGCGCGACAGGTCCGCGAGTCGCAGCCCCGCCGCGGAGACGCTCTTGCTGACCAGGGGGAAGGTGTCACGGATGTGCTCGGCGCGCAGCGCGTCGATGTTCACCATGGAGGTGAGCGTCTGGGTCGCGCGGCCAGGACCCGGGTTCCCCGCGTAGCGCGCGACCATCTCGCCGAGCGGCTTGCCGCCGAAATCGGCGGACCGCGTGGGGGTTCCGATCATCGGGTGGTGCGGCCAGTCGGGTCCGACGCGCAGCACGGTCAGGTCGAGACTGGTGGCACCCAGGTCGTAGACGAGCACGAAACCCGGTTCCAGCGGGCCGCGCTCGATCTCCAGCCATTCCGCGGCGGCGACCGGTTCCGGCACCAGCAGGACCTCACCGGCGCCCGCGAGATGCAGCGCCTGGCCGAGTAACGAGACCTGTTTGTCGGTATAGACCGCGGGATAGGTCAAGACGATCCCGGCCGGTGGTTCGGCCAGCTCGATCAGACCGGTGACCACCGCGGCGATCAGGTTGGTCGCCGAGTAGAACCGACCACCCATCACCATCGGCTCCGGCTCGCGGGTGAGATCCGCGAAATCCGTGATCGCCGAGGCGAATTCGTTGATCGCGCCGATGCGGGGCCTGCCCGCCTCGTCGAATGTCAGCGCGGTGCGTCGTGTGCGCACCGCCGGTTTGGCCGGATCGTCGGCGACTACCGCCGAAATCGCATTGACCGCACCGATACTCAAGCCCAGACCTCTGGTCATGTTTTGCTATCCCGTCAACGCA
It includes:
- a CDS encoding Hsp70 family protein → MTRGLGLSIGAVNAISAVVADDPAKPAVRTRRTALTFDEAGRPRIGAINEFASAITDFADLTREPEPMVMGGRFYSATNLIAAVVTGLIELAEPPAGIVLTYPAVYTDKQVSLLGQALHLAGAGEVLLVPEPVAAAEWLEIERGPLEPGFVLVYDLGATSLDLTVLRVGPDWPHHPMIGTPTRSADFGGKPLGEMVARYAGNPGPGRATQTLTSMVNIDALRAEHIRDTFPLVSKSVSAAGLRLADLSRILVVGGASRPPEVARTLAELGVPLVTVADPGQVIASGAAGLAARTFAPEQQTGGPVPHVAVFSSAAVVSALAMSAMTVFGSPFDPGLMPVLERFPVMGAPADALLYDMSADLLAARTAGLISEVDPLTGRIRVAGVAAARSAYENFIAPATAPGAKSRPGGGADRGGPGHLDVRDDCKSPVLARTTYGDPARFINPLPFGQQATQPKNTPTTPGTPELPPGGPISTPGTPEAPGTPTSPGTLPAVDTAPSPGTAPTDGTTTSTGGTSTPSTGGASTEAGGSAPTGGTHTGTTPSDTGTSTDGSGGVTSGGTPTGGTTDGSATGGATDGGTSSGTDSSGGATGGGASDGGASSGGSAGGGASGGGSAGGASGDGAAGGGASGGGASGGAASGGGASGGAAAGGGASGGASGGGSDSGASGGGVTSGGGASSGGASGGGASGGGVSASGGSNSGASSGGASSSGASSGGASSSGASSGGSKGGASSGGSTGGGGGGGGGGGGGGGSRR